A single window of Lutzomyia longipalpis isolate SR_M1_2022 chromosome 1, ASM2433408v1 DNA harbors:
- the LOC129786898 gene encoding ATP-binding cassette sub-family G member 1-like, whose product MGDVTIDLVTIINILKNVRGSFNAGRLSAIVGPSGAGKSTLLNILSGLKKPSNESILLINGEKVNQSFIRKNSAYIAQDITFLGKLTTRETLEYAAKFKLPTNTSKIARLTIVEDIVQLLGMEKCLHNHVEKLSGGERKRLAIGEELITNPPVMIFDEPTSGLDSVSTVQVVRHLKDLARSGRTVICVIHQPSSFVLELFDDIYVLSDGQCLYNGSVEDIVPRFQEAGFLCPQYYNRADFILEVASQQRQGNRELLLVKARDGVKTQQSIANSLSSLNISRNGMTPDGNPSESKIFHREFLNNRYTFFPYFYAKILADLPILLICSFATLIPAYYMSGQPTESYKPLSYLSFVRYYFEGLLQTIYGFDREDLDCEGISCFFRSPKKILENLAIDETNYVWDFVGSFIWIVALKLITIFALRRQVNL is encoded by the exons ATGGGTGATGTTACCATTGATTTAGTAACTATTA ttaatattCTAAAGAATGTTCGTGGTAGCTTCAATGCAGGACGTCTCTCGGCCATTGTTGGACCATCCGGAGCTGGAAAATCGACTCTCTTGAACATCCTCTCTGGTTTAAA GAAACCATCAAATGAAagtattttgttaattaacgGAGAAAAAGTAAACCAGAGTTTTATTAGGAAAAACTCTGCCTATATTGCTCAGGATATTACATTTTTGGGTAAGCTCACAACGAGAGAAACTCTGGAATATGCTGCGAAATTTAAATTACCAACGAATACTTCGAAGATTGCAAGATTAACGATA GTTGAGGATATTGTGCAGCTGCTTGGAATGGAAAAGTGTCTCCACAATCATGTTGAAAAGCTTTCAGGAGGCGAAAGGAAGCGCTTGGCGATTGGCGAGGAGTTGATCACAAATCCACCTGTGATGATCTTCGATGAACCAACAAGTGGTCTAGATAGTGTCTCCACTGTGCAGGTTGTGAGGCACCTGAAGGATCTGGCACGATCGGGTCGAACTGTAATTTGTGTGATTCACCAACCCTCGTCATTTGTGTTAGAGCTTTTTGACGATATCTACGTCCTTTCTGATGGACAGTGCCTCTACAATGGTTCAGTTGAGGATATTGTTCCGAGATTTCAAGAAGCTGGCTTCCTCTGTCCTCAGTACTACAACCGTGCTGATTTTATCCTTGAAGTTGCCAGTCAGCAGAGACAAGGAAACCGTGAGCTTCTACTTGTAAAAGCAAGAGATGGTGTTAAGACACAACAATCAATTGCAAATAGTTTGAGCTCCTTGAATATTAGCAGGAATG GAATGACCCCAGACGGAA aCCCATCGGAATCGAAAATATTTCACagagaattcttaaataatcGCTACACCTTCTTCCCGTATTTCTACGCGAAAATCTTGGCTGATCTTCCGATTCTTCTTATTTGTTCTTTTGCCACATTAATACCAGCTTACTACATGTCTGGGCAACCCACTGAGTCCTACAAG CCTCTATCGTATCTTTCTTTTGTACGGTACTACTTCGAGGGACTCCTTCAAACAATCTATGGATTTGATCGTGAAGATCTGGACTGTGAAGGAATATCTTGCTTCTTCAGATCTCCCAAGAAGATTCTCGAGAATTTGGCCATAGATGAAACTAATTATGTGTGGGATTTTGTGGGAAGTTTCATTTGGATTGttgctttaaaattaatcacaatttttGCACTTAGAAGGcag GTCAACTTGTAA
- the LOC129787530 gene encoding PHD finger protein 12 — MEYDLKTSGGIMQAIQELIKPPDEDGTKTNKKTQHPYYKRPGRGHNHDSCDACHEGGKLICCDKCPSSFHLGCHDPPLQEEDIPVGQWLCHTCRMTQRPGSSKSDPDRGSKGESAAETSRPSSPGDVERTEPKEAPQIKRICKRSTSRTSVSSDSSAKERVQQQKLPELPAKKLTPMEELVRAASILNPRQFELPREMEMHHQFPGDDKYEPSQKNGNGKKIQRRTKPHELDANGLVPLPARTCFTCRKSCKRAPLVACDFCPLFFHMDCLDPPLAALPTGVWMCPNHVEHFVDWKLAHSDSHTERVKLWSKFEGPVDQETIKAQFLRRAYSRNPPFRVKLKPKPRMVAEIPEMIVHHYRNPPQLLPSLRSVMRYESVRKRIKEEPHDEEEVTKIFTIDDDLEALSKAIEADEKQSETVEDVEIKEEVEEDSKEGVKEEKSQDPEKIEKELSHLDSNLIKMLAYQRLQQIMSENPDLIGRVHYRNVAKSIREVSRTNPLKGKPLPSELLSSSDIARIASLFESPFREDKSKIYEMIYGHSAPEENLVAPGRWRDPLAQEKIRARAVLTPVGDILYGMKWSSSYSLSGGIFMRYRKLTIGSGAGCDVLLENFGHCRQTSQKHAVIFFDDATQQFELLNYSEFGTEVNGQFYSLDFTEHPLSTEEQAAKRRRSPELPLEETTKKKTKRRKKPKKEPERETESNVNDEDIENLVRCVIDRKRGIKRHHLRVDESAKMAAPEQYPCNCTSRVPLKAGWEGSAILKHGYLLRFGCLAFVFSIIDADGEMDED; from the exons GCCATTCAGGAGCTGATAAAGCCACCAGATGAAGATGGAACGAAGACGAATAAAAAGACTCAACATCCGTACTACAAGCGTCCTGGCAGGGGGCACAATCATGATTCCTGCGATGCATGCCACGAAGGTGGGAAGCTTATTTGCTGCGACAAATGCCCATCGAGCTTCCATCTTGGTTGCCA TGATCCTCCACTTCAGGAGGAGGACATTCCCGTTGGGCAGTGGCTTTGTCACACATGCCGCATGACTCAGAGACCAGGTTCGTCGAAGAGTGATCCTGATCGTGGGAGCAAAGGTGAGAGTGCAGCTGAAACATCCCGACCATCATCCCCGGGTGATGTGGAACGCACAGAGCCAAAGGAGGCGCCTCAGATTAAGAGAATCTGCAAGAGGAGCACTTCCCGGACGTCAGTGTCGAGTGATTCAAGTGCCAAGGAGCGTGTGCAGCAGCAGAAACTCCCGGAATTGCCGGCAAAGAAACTCACACCAATGGAGGAATTAGTTCGGGCTGCGAGTATCCTCAATCCGCGACAATTTGAGCTTCCGCGTGAAATGGAGATGCACCATCAATTCCCAGGGGATGATAAGTACGAACCCTCGCAGAAGAATGGGAATGGGAAGAAGATTCAGCGTCGCACGAAGCCTCATGAGCTCGATGCAAATGGATTGGTTCCACTGCCCGCGAGGACGTGCTTCACGTGCCGGAAGTCATGCAAGAGAGCCCCCCTCGTGGCGTGCGACTTCTGCCCACTTTTCTTCCACATGGACTGCCTGGATCCACCGCTGGCGGCTCTCCCGACAGGCGTGTGGATGTGCCCAAATCACGTGGAGCACTTTGTTGACTGGAAGCTGGCGCACAGTGACTCCCACACTGAACGCGTCAAGTTGTGGTCAAAATTCGAAGGTCCTGTGGATCAGGAAACCATCAAAGCGCAATTCCTGCGTCGTGCGTACAGCCGCAACCCACCGTTTCGGGTTAAATTGAAGCCCAAGCCGCGAATGGTGGCTGAAATCCCCGAGATGATTGTTCATCACTACAGGAATCCACCGCAGCTCCTCCCATCCCTGCGGAGCGTTATGCGGTACGAATCAGTGCGGAAGAGGATCAAAGAGGAGCCTCATGATGAGGAGGAAGTGACGAAAATCTTTACAATTGACGACGATCTCGAGGCTCTCTCCAAGGCAATTGAG GCGGATGAAAAGCAATCAGAGACTGTGGAAGATGTTGAGATAAAGGAGGAGGTTGAGGAGGATTCCAAGGAGGGCGTTAAGGAGGAAAAAAGTCAAGATCCCGAGAAGATTGAGAAGGAATTGAGTCACTTGGATAGTAATCTCATCAAAATGCTCGCCTATCAGCGCCTGCAGCAGATCATGAGTGAGAATCCTGATCTAATTGGACGTGTGCACTACAGGAATGTCGCCAAATCCATCCGGGAGGTGTCCCGGACGAACCCCTTGAAGGGAAAACCCCTCCCCAGTGAACTCCTCTCATCGAGCGACATTGCACGCATTGCCAGCCTCTTTGAGTCACCTTTCAGGGAGGATAAGTCGAAGATTTATGAGATGATCTACGGGCATTCGGCACCAGAAGAGAATCTCGTGGCACCAGGACGTTGGAGGGATCCTCTGGCGCAGGAGAAGATCCGCGCGAGGGCAGTTCTCACGCCTGTTGGGGATATTCTGTACGGTATGAAGTGGAGCTCTAGCTATTCTCTCTCCGGGGGCATTTTTATGCGATACAGGAAACTTACTATTGGCTCCGGAGCAGGATGTGATGTTCTCTTGGAGAATTTTGGGCACTGCCGGCAGACATCGCAGAAGCACGCTGTGATCTTCTTTGATGATGCCACGCAGCAATTTGAATTGCTCAACTACTCGGAATTCGGGACGGAAGTTAATGGGCAATTCTACTCGTTGGACTTTACGGAGCATCCCCTCAGTACGGAAGAGCAGGCGGCAAAGAGACGAAGATCCCCAGAGCTTCCACTCGAAGAgacaacaaaaaagaagacaaaGCGTCGGAAGAAGCCCAAGAAGGAGCCCGAAAGGGAAACGGAGAGCAATGTAAATGATGAGGATATTGAGAATCTGGTCAGGTGTGTCATTGACAGGAAGCGTGGCATCAAGAGGCATCATCTCAGAGTGGATGAAAGTGCAAA aATGGCAGCTCCTGAACAATATCCCTGCAACTGCACGAGTCGTGTTCCCCTCAAAGCTGGCTGGGAGGGTTCTGCAATCCTCAAGCACGGCTACCTCCTACGCTTTGGCTGTCTGGCCTTTGTCTTTTCCATCATTGATGCCGATGGAGAGATGGATGAGGATTAG